From the Devosia sp. FJ2-5-3 genome, the window CGCTGGGAGCATAGTCCGTGACTGCACTCAATTGTTCGAACATCTCCAAGAGCTATGGGCGCCTCAAAGTGCTCAACAATGTCTCGCTCTCGATCAACAAGGGTGAGCTGGTCACGCTGCTCGGCCCCAGCGGCTGCGGCAAGACCACCCTCCTGCGCTCCATAGCCGGGCTCGCCGATATCGACGAGGGCAGCATTGTCCTCGAAGGGCGGGACGTGACGCGCACGCCGATCCACAAGCGCCATATCGCCATGGTGTTCCAGTCCCATGCGCTGTTTCCGCATATGAGCGTGGCGGACAATGTGGCCTTCGGGCTCAAGATGCAGGGTGTTGCCCGCGCCGAGCGCGAGGAAAGGGTGAAGAAGGCGCTGTCGCTGGTGCGGCTAGATGCCTATGTCAGCCGCATGCCGCACGAGCTGTCCGGCGGTCAGCAGCAGCGCGTTGCCATCGCCCGCGCTATCGTCACCAACCCAACGGCACTGCTGCTCGACGAGCCCTTTGGGGCGCTCGACCGCAAGCTGCGCGAGGCGCTGCAGGTGGAACTGCGCCGCGTCACCAAGGAGCTCGGCATTACCGCGATCTTTGTCACCCACGACCAGGAAGAGGCCGTGGTGCTCAGCGACCGGGTCGCGGTGATGGAGGGTGGCGTGATCCAGCAGATCGCGCCGGCCAATGAGGTCTACGAGAACCCGGCCAATGAGTTCGTGGCCAGCTTCATGGGGTTCCAGAACATTCTCGATGCCACGATCGAAGGCGTTGCCGATGGGCAGACACGCCTGCGTATCGGCGACACGAGTGTCCTTGCCGATGCACGCGCGCCATCGGGGACTGGTCCTACCCGCTTTGCCATTCGCGCAGAGCGGGTCGCGCTCAAGCGCGCGCAGGAGGGCGAGGGGATCGCCGGCACGGTCAATTCGCTGACCTATCTTGGCGAGCAGAACGCCTTTGTTGTCGACACTTCGGTGGGGCCGATTGTGGCCCGCATCTCCACCTCGGCCGACAGCTTCAAGCCCGGCGACGCGGTTTTTGTGACCTTCGATCGCTCGGCCATTCGACTACTGAATATTTAAGGGAGAAGAATAATGCCTATCTCATTGACCCGTCGCCATTTCCTGGCAACGACCGCTGCTGCGGGCCTCATCACCGGCTTCCCCGCAATCGTGCGTGCGCAGAGCAAGACCATCGTGACGACGCTGTTCGGTGGCGCTTATGAAGAGCACTATCGCCGCATCGTGCTCGATCCGTTTGCCGCCGCGCATGGCGTTGAATTCGTCATCAAATACGGCTCGGCCGATGAATGGCTGAACAATGCGATCGTCAATCGCAACGATCCCGAAATCGACCTGCCGTTCCTCTCGCTGCCGGTCGCCATGCGCGCCATCCGCGTGCCGGACCTCTTCCTCGAGCTGACCCCGAACGACGTGCCGAATTTGGCAGACGTGCACCCGATCTTCCGGGACGTCTATGAGAACAAGGCCGTCGGCTTCAACTATGTCGACTACGGTATCCTCTACCGCGAAGACATGGTCGAAAAGCCGATCACGTCCTGGGCCGATCTGTGGGATCCGTCCCTGGCCGGCAAGATCCTCGCGCCTGCCGCTTCGGCCGGCTCGATGTATGAATTCGTGATGATCGCCGCAAAGCTCGCCGGCGATGGCTCGGACTGGACCAAGGGCGTCGAAAAGCTCAAGGAACTCAAGCCCAATATCGCCCGCTGGTTCAACACCTCGAACGAAGTCGACGGCCTGATCCAGCGCAAGGAAGCCGGTGTGGCTGCCGGTTTTGGCGGCTTCCGCTCCCATGCGCTGATCGATGGCGGCGTGCCGGGCAAGTTCGTCATTCCGTCTGAAGGCGCACCGATGGGCGTCCTGTCCTACCACGTGCCGGCGAACCACCCGAACCGCGACCTCCTGCTCGAGTTCGTCAATTTCGCCCTGGCGCCCGAACAGCAGGCTGCCTTCGGCAATGCCATGCCGACCGGCGTCACCAATTCCAAGGCGGTTCTCGACCCGGCCGTGGCCAGCAAGATTGCCCCGGCGGACCAGCTGCTGCGCATCGACTGGCCGTCGATCCAGAGCCAGTTCACCGAAATTACCCAGCGCATGCAGCAGGAAGTGATCTCGGGTTAATCGCCATGTCCAACGGTTCTCTTCCCATGATCAGCGGCTTTGCCGATGACCGCTTCGCCCCGGTCGCCAGAGCTTTTCGCGAAAATTTCACGCAGCGTGAAGAGCTTGGCGGCGCCGTGGCGATCTACCACGGCAACAGGCTTGTCGTTGATCTGTGGGGGGGAACCCGGGACGCCGCAAGCAAGGCCCCCTGGCAGGCCGATACCATCACGCTGATGATGTCGGTCGCCAAGGGGATTTCCGCGATCTGCGTGGCCATGGTGGCCGATCGCGGATTGCTCTCGCTCGATGCCCCGGTCAGCCAGTACTGGCCGGAGTTCGCGGCCGAGGGCAAAGAAAAAGTGACGGTGCGGGAAGCCCTTAGCCATCTGGCGGGGATCCCTGTCACCGATCTCGCCAAGCCCGGTGATTTCTATCACTGGGACCGGATGATCCCAGCCATCGCCAACCAGAAGCCGCTCTGGCCGGTGGGCGAGCAGCAGGTCTACCACTCCTCGACGCTGGGCTTTATCGCCGGTGAGCTGATCCGCCGGGTGACGGGCAAGACGCTGGGCACTTTCCTCCGGGAAGAAATCTGTGCGCCTCGCGGGTTTGACTATTTCATCGGCATGTCCGAGGCCGAGCGGGCGCGCTGTGCGACGATCGTGGCTTCGGCCAATAATGTGGTCAACGCCGCCAAGCGGGAGCCCCGGGATTCGGTGGCCTACCGCATGTGGCAGGCGGTGCCTGTCGAGGAGGATTATAACTCAACCCTTTGGCGCCAAAACGAAATTCCGTCCGTGAACGGACATGGCACGGCGCGGGCCGTGGCGGGGATTTACAATGCCGTTATCTCTCCTGGGCCCAATGGCGAAAAGCCGCTGGTGAGCAAGGAGATGCTGGCGCAATTCGTGACCGAGCAACGGGCGCGGGGCGAGAATGCCGACAAGGGCCGGCTGCGCATGGCCGTTGGCTTCATGCTCAACTCCCCGCCGCATCGGCCAATGGGCCCCAATCCCGAGGCTTTCGGGCATTCCGGGGCCGGTGGCTCGCAGGCTTTTGCCGATCCGGTGGCGGGTCTGTCGCTGTGCTGGACGACCAACAAGATGCATGATGGCGGCGATATCGGGCCGCGTGCGGCAGCGATCATCGAGGCGGCTTACGCTTCGATTGCGTGATCCGCAAAGTGTCGCATCACGGGCGCGTTGGTTAGCAGACTGTTAGCATTTGCGACCCGTCGGTTGCGAAATCGGGCACACCCTTGTCCAGCAGTTCAATGGACATTATGAACACGCTGCGCAGAACCTGCGCGGCGTCTGTTTGCAGGGTCCCCAGACATGCTGACCAATAAGGGAAAATACGGGCTCAAGGCCCTCGGTCATCTTGCCGGTCTCCAGCCGGGCGACCTTGCCATGGTCGGCGATATCGCCGCCACCAATGCGATCCCCAAAAAATTCCTCGACGCGATCCTCGCCGAGCTGCGCAATGCCGGTTTCGTCTATTCGCGAAAAGGCAAGTATGGCGGCTATTATCTGGCGCGTCCGGCCGAGGAGATCATGATCGGCCATGTGGTGCGCGTGCTCGACGGGCCGCTGGCCCCGATCCCCTGCGCCAGCAAGACCCGCTTCCAACCCTGCCATGATTGCGATGTCGACACCTGCCGGGTGCGCCATCTGATGCTCGAAGTGCGAAACGCCATTGCCGAGGTGCTGGACAAGACCAGCCTCGTCGACATGCAAGCCATGGGTGGCGTGGGTGCGCTGCCGGGTGTGGCCGCCCCGGACGCGGCGAGCGCCTGAGGTTTTGCGACACCGCTTTTGTGGGTGCGGCTTTACCCCCACCTGGCCTCCCCCTGGTAGGGGGAGGGATCTGCCGGTGGGTGGGAGGGGATGAGTTTCCACGGCGTGGTCATGACTTGGCAGAGGGCCAATGGTTTGTGGGTGCGGCTTTACCCCCACCTGGCCTCCCCCTGATAGGGGGAGGGATCTGCCGGTGGGTGGGGTGGGGACGGGTTTTCGTCCCAAGTAAATGTCAGCGGAGGAGGAGGAGCGACCTTGGGGCCATCTTGATGGTGCCGCGGGTGGGGGTGGCGCGGTGGTCTTCGAGGGCGGCGGTGTCGATCTCGGTGATCCAGTCTGATTTGTCGGCGCGCTCGGGCAGGACGAAGTCGACTTCGCCGTCATGGGGGTTGAAGAGGATCACCACTTCCCACCAGATGCCGTCCTGACCTTTGAGGTCGTCGCGGGACAGCCGGAGGCCGAGTGTCGTGGCGCCGCCATCGAGCCAATGGGCGGTCTGCTGTTCACCGCCGCCCGGATTGTACCAGGTGACGCTCATCATATCGCGCCAGTTCTCGCGGTGGACCAGGGGCTGGGCCTGGCGGATGGCGATGAGACGACGGACGAAATCGGTCAGCGATCTGGCGTTGTCGCTATGGTCCCAATGGACCCAGCTGATCTCGCTGTCCTGGGCATAGCCATTATTGTTGCCGAACTGGGTGCGACTGAACTCGTCTCCGGCCAGCAGCATGGGCGTGCCATGAGAGAGGAAGAGGGTGGCGAGGAAATTGCGCTTCTGCCGCTCGCGGATGGCGACGATGTTCTCGTCGTCAGTTTCGCCCTCGGCGCCGTAATTATAGCTGCGATTGTCGTTGTGGCCGTCGTTATTGTCCTCACCATTGGCCTCGTTGTGCTTGTCGTTATAGGAGACGAGGTCATGCAGGGTGAAGCCATCATGGGCGGTGAGGAAATTGACGCTGGCCCAGGGCCGGCGGCCGCGCAAATCGTAGACATCGCCCGATCCGGTGAAACGGGCGGCAAAATCCTGGGCGGTGTGATCGGAATCCTTCCAATAGTCGCGGATGGTGTCGCGATATTTGTCGTTCCACTCGGCCCAGCCGGGCGGAAAGCCGCCGACCTGATAGCCGCCGGGGCCGATATCCCACGGTTCGCCGATGAGCTTGACCTGGGACAGGACGGGATCCTGGCCAACGGCGTCAAAGAAGCCGCCACGCTGGTCGAAGCCTTCGGGCTCGCGCCCCAGAATGGTGCCGAGATCGAAGCGGAAGCCATCGACATGCATGTCCTCGGCCCAATAGCGCAAGCTGTCGGTGACCATCTGCAATACGCGCGGATGGCTGGTGTTGACGGTATTTCCGGTGCCGGTGTCGTTGATGTAATAGCGCGGATCGCCGGGCATGGTGCGGTAATAGGAGAAATTGTCGATGCCCTTCCAGGAGAGCGTCGGCCCCATCTCATTACCTTCGGCCGTGTGGTTGTAGACCACGTCGAGAATGACTTCCAATCCGGCATCGTGGAAGGCGCGGATGGTGTTGCGCAGGCCATTGAGCCCATCGGGGCCGTAATAGCGATTGGCCGGGGCGAAGAAGCCGAGCGTGTTATAGCCCCAGAAATTGCGCAGGCCCTTCTGCAGCAGGAAGTCATCGTCGGGGAAGGCGTGGATGGGCAGAAGTTCCACCGAGGTGACGCCGGTGGACTTGATGTAGTCGATGATCTCCTTCTGGCCCAGGCCTTCGAACTTGCCGCGTAGTTCCTCGGGGATCGCCGGATGGAGATGGGTGAAACCCTTGACGTGGGTCTCGTAGAAAATGGTCTTCGCCCATTCTATGCCCGGCTTGGTGTCCCCGGCCCAATCATAGGCCCTGGGATCGATGACCCGACCCTTGGGCATGAAGGGGGCACTGTCGGCATCGTTGTAGGAGAGGTCCTTGTCCTCGGCATCGGCATTGTAGCCGAAGAGGGCCGGGTTCCACTGGACGTCGCCGACGATCTCGCGCGCATAGGGATCGAGCAGGAGCTTGCTGGGGTTGAAGCGGTGCCCATGTGCGGGCTCATAGGGGCCATGGACGCGATAGCCGTAGAGCGTGCCCGGCCCGACACCGGGAACGTAACCGTGCCAGATCTCATTGGTATATTCAGGCAGGGTGATGTGCTCGATTTCGATCTGACCGGTACTGTCGAAGAGGCACAATTCAACCCGGGACGCATAGGCGGAGAACAGGGCAAAATTTGTGCCCTCGCCGTCCCAGTGTGCGCCCAGACGACGATGGTCCCCGGGGAGGACCGCGTGCCGCGATTTCTTGGTGGACATGAATGTGTCTCCGTTGCCCGCCGACAACGGACAGGGATCGGGCTTGGTTGCACGCCTCTGTGTC encodes:
- a CDS encoding ABC transporter ATP-binding protein, whose translation is MTALNCSNISKSYGRLKVLNNVSLSINKGELVTLLGPSGCGKTTLLRSIAGLADIDEGSIVLEGRDVTRTPIHKRHIAMVFQSHALFPHMSVADNVAFGLKMQGVARAEREERVKKALSLVRLDAYVSRMPHELSGGQQQRVAIARAIVTNPTALLLDEPFGALDRKLREALQVELRRVTKELGITAIFVTHDQEEAVVLSDRVAVMEGGVIQQIAPANEVYENPANEFVASFMGFQNILDATIEGVADGQTRLRIGDTSVLADARAPSGTGPTRFAIRAERVALKRAQEGEGIAGTVNSLTYLGEQNAFVVDTSVGPIVARISTSADSFKPGDAVFVTFDRSAIRLLNI
- a CDS encoding extracellular solute-binding protein, whose product is MPISLTRRHFLATTAAAGLITGFPAIVRAQSKTIVTTLFGGAYEEHYRRIVLDPFAAAHGVEFVIKYGSADEWLNNAIVNRNDPEIDLPFLSLPVAMRAIRVPDLFLELTPNDVPNLADVHPIFRDVYENKAVGFNYVDYGILYREDMVEKPITSWADLWDPSLAGKILAPAASAGSMYEFVMIAAKLAGDGSDWTKGVEKLKELKPNIARWFNTSNEVDGLIQRKEAGVAAGFGGFRSHALIDGGVPGKFVIPSEGAPMGVLSYHVPANHPNRDLLLEFVNFALAPEQQAAFGNAMPTGVTNSKAVLDPAVASKIAPADQLLRIDWPSIQSQFTEITQRMQQEVISG
- a CDS encoding serine hydrolase domain-containing protein, whose product is MSNGSLPMISGFADDRFAPVARAFRENFTQREELGGAVAIYHGNRLVVDLWGGTRDAASKAPWQADTITLMMSVAKGISAICVAMVADRGLLSLDAPVSQYWPEFAAEGKEKVTVREALSHLAGIPVTDLAKPGDFYHWDRMIPAIANQKPLWPVGEQQVYHSSTLGFIAGELIRRVTGKTLGTFLREEICAPRGFDYFIGMSEAERARCATIVASANNVVNAAKREPRDSVAYRMWQAVPVEEDYNSTLWRQNEIPSVNGHGTARAVAGIYNAVISPGPNGEKPLVSKEMLAQFVTEQRARGENADKGRLRMAVGFMLNSPPHRPMGPNPEAFGHSGAGGSQAFADPVAGLSLCWTTNKMHDGGDIGPRAAAIIEAAYASIA
- a CDS encoding Rrf2 family transcriptional regulator encodes the protein MLTNKGKYGLKALGHLAGLQPGDLAMVGDIAATNAIPKKFLDAILAELRNAGFVYSRKGKYGGYYLARPAEEIMIGHVVRVLDGPLAPIPCASKTRFQPCHDCDVDTCRVRHLMLEVRNAIAEVLDKTSLVDMQAMGGVGALPGVAAPDAASA
- the glgX gene encoding glycogen debranching protein GlgX; the protein is MSTKKSRHAVLPGDHRRLGAHWDGEGTNFALFSAYASRVELCLFDSTGQIEIEHITLPEYTNEIWHGYVPGVGPGTLYGYRVHGPYEPAHGHRFNPSKLLLDPYAREIVGDVQWNPALFGYNADAEDKDLSYNDADSAPFMPKGRVIDPRAYDWAGDTKPGIEWAKTIFYETHVKGFTHLHPAIPEELRGKFEGLGQKEIIDYIKSTGVTSVELLPIHAFPDDDFLLQKGLRNFWGYNTLGFFAPANRYYGPDGLNGLRNTIRAFHDAGLEVILDVVYNHTAEGNEMGPTLSWKGIDNFSYYRTMPGDPRYYINDTGTGNTVNTSHPRVLQMVTDSLRYWAEDMHVDGFRFDLGTILGREPEGFDQRGGFFDAVGQDPVLSQVKLIGEPWDIGPGGYQVGGFPPGWAEWNDKYRDTIRDYWKDSDHTAQDFAARFTGSGDVYDLRGRRPWASVNFLTAHDGFTLHDLVSYNDKHNEANGEDNNDGHNDNRSYNYGAEGETDDENIVAIRERQKRNFLATLFLSHGTPMLLAGDEFSRTQFGNNNGYAQDSEISWVHWDHSDNARSLTDFVRRLIAIRQAQPLVHRENWRDMMSVTWYNPGGGEQQTAHWLDGGATTLGLRLSRDDLKGQDGIWWEVVILFNPHDGEVDFVLPERADKSDWITEIDTAALEDHRATPTRGTIKMAPRSLLLLR